The following are encoded in a window of Phragmites australis chromosome 22, lpPhrAust1.1, whole genome shotgun sequence genomic DNA:
- the LOC133905212 gene encoding protein CURLY FLAG LEAF 1-like, with product MTTEFLRVKKFHQEGSLRKRMELQPELSLGPTCSAAAPGFATAKSSSSESDGSSRKRRKHHAWEEPPVSHASLELQLNDPLPLDWEQCLDLQSGRMYYLNRKTLKKSWIRPREQSVNLDLNISTTAVDSSTTRAGGPDEDEPKKSGTMRSGGNMVAVPCANCHLLVMFCKSSPSCPNCRFVQPLAPATPQPVPHRRLDAVKPLETLRLLH from the exons ATGACCACTGAATTCCTCAGGGTGAAGAAGTTTCATCAGGAGGGGAGCTTGAGGAAGAGGATGGAGCTGCAGCCGGAGCTGTCGCTCGGGCCGACGTGTTCGGCGGCCGCGCCGGGTTTCGCCACGGCCAAGAGCTCGTCGTCCGAGTCGGACGGCAGCTCCCGGAAGAGGAGGAAGCACCACGCCTGGGAGGAGCCTCCCGTGTCGCACGCGAGCCTGGAGCTCCAGCTGAACGATCCTCTGCCCCTGGACTGGGAGCAGTGCCTTGACCTCCAA TCTGGAAGGATGTATTACCTAAACAGGAAGACCCTGAAGAAGAGCTGGATCAGGCCCAGGGAGCAGAGCGTGAACCTGGACCTCAACATCTCGACGACCGCAGTCGACAGCAGCACCACCCGCGCTGGTGGCCCCGACGAGGACGAGCCAAAGAAGTCAGGCACCATGAGATCCGGCGGCAACATGGTGGCCGTGCCGTGCGCCAACTGCCACCTCCTCGTCATGTTCTGCAAGTCCTCCCCCTCCTGCCCCAACTGCAGGTTCGTGCAGCCGCTGGCGCCAGCGACGCCGCAGCCAGTGCCTCATCGCAGGCTCGACGCAGTCAAGCCGCTGGAGACCCTGAGGCTTCTCCACTAG